AATCAGGATTGTATCAACAGAGAAACCTCGTGTTTCCTGAGTTATATATCGCATTGGATTCGCGGCGCGGGCGGGAAATTGTGGGTTCACAAAAAAGAAAACAACGAATATATTTATCTCTTTCCTTACACGGAAAATAATATTAAAAAGATATTCCAGTGTGCATTCCGAATATTGCTCTACAAATCGATTTATGATTTCGAACACAGCGCGATACAGGATTTGCTTTCTTTCAGGCTGGGGCTTCATCTCGATGCCGCCCGGTACGAACCCGATCCGGAAAACAAAATTCTCGCTTCATCCGCCGTCAATTTCTGTTTCCACTTCGGAGAAAAACTCGAACCCGAATACCTGTATGTCACCCGCGACGTCAGGGCATTGATGCCCCAGCACTACCACCGTTTCCTTTTTCCTTCGGGGAATATGGAATCTCAAGACCTGTACCGGCTCGGGTTGTCGTATATAAAGGAAACAATCATCTGAGAGGGAATGCGTGAACATCACACATATTGCATTATGGGTAAACGACCTCGAAGCCATGAAATCGTTTTATCTCCGGTATTTCCAAGGCACCGCTTCCAAGAAGTACCGGAATCCCAAAAAAGGATTTGAATCGTATTTTATTTCATTCGGCAATGCTACGAGGCTTGAACTCATGAGATCGAAATCAATGATAACGGAAAAGACCGGCGAAAAAGGGTATAATTTCGGGTATTCCCACCTAGCATTTTCGACAGGGAGCGAGGAAGTCGTTGACCTCCTGACTGAGGAAATCGAAAAAACAGGGTGCACGGTTGTTTCCCGGCCCCGAAAAACGGGTGACGGATACTATGAAAGCAGTATACGGGACCCGGAAGGAAATCTCGTCGAGATTACCGTTTGACCTCTTGCCGGGTAAGGCGGGTCGATACGTCGCTTCGAAAATATCGGCACGGTATAACGGAAAAAAGATTCTTGCACCTTTTCCATAATTCATTTATCCTTGCCTTCAGTGGAGGATAAAATGATATACGAAGGCACTATCGACACGACACCCGAAGGCGCCGGATACAGCCCGGAGGTTATTGGCCGGCTCGACAGCCACTTCTGCAGGTTGATCGACGAAAAAAAGATTCAGTGCGCGGGGTACCTTATGGCCCGTTCCGGGAAGATCTTTGCAAAAAAGAGCATGGGAAAGCTTTCCGGCATCGCGGACAAGGGCGATTTCAAGCCCGATTCGATACGGAAAATCGCCTCGATCACGAAAGTCTTTACCGCAACGGCGATTCACATACTCCTTGAAGAAGGGAAACTCTGCATTCATCAACGCGTTTCGGAGATTATCGACGAATTCAATACCGATATGCATAAAGACATCACCATCTTCCAGCTTCTCACGCACACATCCGGCCTCCCTTCCGATCCGGGGACCTTTCTCGAACCGTATCCCCCGCCGTATTTCTCAAGCGATACGACAAGGAAAAACTGGATAAAAAAGTACCTCTCGGGCCCATTGCAGTATCCCCCCGGGACGGTATGGAATTATTCGACAAAAGGATTCATGGTCCTGGGTGAAATTATCGCACGGATAAGCGGGGTCTCATACCCGGACTATATCGAAAGCAACATCCTCAAACCCCTGGGAATGAACAATACCTTTTTCGTCGTCCCCCCGGAAAAACGGGATACCGTCTGCGTCGTCGAAAAATCCGAATGGGAGTGGCTGAACCGGGAAGAAAAAGAAGAGGATAAGGAAAACGGGACTCCTTCGTGGTACGCAGGAGGCGGACTCTATTCGACGCTCGGCGACCTGTACCGTTTCGGCCGGATGATTCTCGACAGGGGAATCCTCGACGGAACCAGAATCCTCGGAAAGAACACGGTCGAAGCGGCCACCCGCAATTATCTGAAAAACATCCCGTGTTATAACTGGGGTTCCGGTGAAAAGGACAAACATTACGGCCTGGGATGGGAAGTCGACAAGGAACCGCTTCTTCCGCCCGGCGTGATCGACCATGAGGGCTCGGGCGGCGCCAGCCTGTTTATCGATGTTGCCAACGACTTTATCATGATACATTTTGCCGTGTTTTCCGATAATACCTGGATCGATCATGCAATGTACGGGACAAGGGTCATCGGCTGGTCGGGGCTGGAATAACACCATAGGAGCATACAGGTAACCGGAACGCGTTACATTTCATGCACAGGCATTGTTGACGGCGTTTCCGGTTATATCCCGTACAGTCCTTCATCCGGCCGGCATGTTCCTGCCTGCCGGTGGCAGAAAAAAGGCGGGGGGAGCAATGTATTTTTTACGGAAAGCGGCAATCATTTTCAATACCATCAAGGCGGTCGCCTTTGTCACGTACAAAGAGTGGGCGGCGTATCGTTCGCACATCCTCGTTTCTCTTTTTACCGGCCCCATTTACTTTCTGGTTCAGTATTTCATATGGAAGGCCGTCTATTCCGGCCACGAGGTGATTAACGGTTTCACCTTTTCACAGATACTTACCTATTTCGGACTCGCCACGATCATCAATTATCTGATCATGGATTTCGCCGACTGGAACCTCCAGATGCTGATCAGAACGGGCCGGTTCATCACGTATATCCTCCGCCCCCTTTCACACCGCCTTTTCGCGTTTTCACAGAAAGTGGGGCACCGGGTCCTGGGATTCTGGCTGGAGTTCATCCCCGTCTACCTCCTCTTCTTCTTTGTCTTCGGTATACGTCTCATTCCGGCGAAGCCGTTCTGGTTTATCGTTTCACTTATATTGAGTTACTCGATCATGTTTTTCATCAATTACTGCGTGGGAATGTTCGCTTTCTGGCTTACCCGGATATTCGGGGTCATGGAAATGTTCAGGATCATGAGAAACCTGTTTGCCGGTGTTTTTATCCCCCTGAGTTTTTTCCCGATAACGATCCAGAAAATATTTTTCTTTCTTCCCTTCCAGTTCATCGTGTACGTCCCGTTCAGGGTGTTTATCGGATCGTACGAACTGGCCGGGATCACCCTTTCCATCCCGCTCGTCATCCTTTTCCAGGCCTTTATGCTCGGCGCGGTCATGCT
This Spirochaetales bacterium DNA region includes the following protein-coding sequences:
- a CDS encoding ABC-2 family transporter protein codes for the protein MYFLRKAAIIFNTIKAVAFVTYKEWAAYRSHILVSLFTGPIYFLVQYFIWKAVYSGHEVINGFTFSQILTYFGLATIINYLIMDFADWNLQMLIRTGRFITYILRPLSHRLFAFSQKVGHRVLGFWLEFIPVYLLFFFVFGIRLIPAKPFWFIVSLILSYSIMFFINYCVGMFAFWLTRIFGVMEMFRIMRNLFAGVFIPLSFFPITIQKIFFFLPFQFIVYVPFRVFIGSYELAGITLSIPLVILFQAFMLGAVMLVAEIIWRFGIRRFTGVGA
- a CDS encoding VOC family protein, giving the protein MNITHIALWVNDLEAMKSFYLRYFQGTASKKYRNPKKGFESYFISFGNATRLELMRSKSMITEKTGEKGYNFGYSHLAFSTGSEEVVDLLTEEIEKTGCTVVSRPRKTGDGYYESSIRDPEGNLVEITV
- a CDS encoding beta-lactamase family protein, whose product is MIYEGTIDTTPEGAGYSPEVIGRLDSHFCRLIDEKKIQCAGYLMARSGKIFAKKSMGKLSGIADKGDFKPDSIRKIASITKVFTATAIHILLEEGKLCIHQRVSEIIDEFNTDMHKDITIFQLLTHTSGLPSDPGTFLEPYPPPYFSSDTTRKNWIKKYLSGPLQYPPGTVWNYSTKGFMVLGEIIARISGVSYPDYIESNILKPLGMNNTFFVVPPEKRDTVCVVEKSEWEWLNREEKEEDKENGTPSWYAGGGLYSTLGDLYRFGRMILDRGILDGTRILGKNTVEAATRNYLKNIPCYNWGSGEKDKHYGLGWEVDKEPLLPPGVIDHEGSGGASLFIDVANDFIMIHFAVFSDNTWIDHAMYGTRVIGWSGLE